A single genomic interval of Oceanithermus profundus DSM 14977 harbors:
- a CDS encoding bifunctional 5,10-methylenetetrahydrofolate dehydrogenase/5,10-methenyltetrahydrofolate cyclohydrolase: protein MSGHEVAKSVYAELREVLAGLAYTPALRVVRLGEDPASVSYTRLKDKRARELGLDSQVIALPEGTAQEELLELIARLNADADVDGILVQLPLPAHVDAQAVLEAIDPAKDVDGFHPFNVGRLWSGGRALRPCTPSGILRILDHYGIGLEGKEAVVVGRSNIVGKPLAALLLGRNATVTVAHSRTRDLAAVTRRAEVLVAAVGRPGTITPEMVREGAVLVDVGVNRVGDRLVGDVDPEAWAKSSAYTPVPGGVGPMTVAMLLANTVQAARWRRG from the coding sequence ATGAGCGGTCACGAGGTTGCGAAATCCGTATACGCGGAGCTGCGTGAGGTGCTGGCGGGCCTCGCCTACACGCCGGCGCTGCGGGTCGTGCGGCTGGGCGAGGACCCGGCCTCGGTCTCCTACACCCGGCTCAAGGACAAGCGGGCCCGGGAGCTGGGCCTCGACAGCCAGGTGATCGCCCTGCCCGAGGGCACCGCCCAGGAGGAGCTGCTCGAGCTGATCGCCCGGCTCAACGCCGACGCCGACGTGGACGGCATCCTGGTGCAGCTGCCGCTGCCGGCGCACGTGGACGCCCAGGCCGTGCTGGAGGCCATCGACCCCGCCAAGGACGTGGACGGCTTCCACCCCTTCAACGTGGGGCGGCTCTGGTCCGGCGGGCGCGCGCTGCGCCCCTGCACCCCCTCGGGGATCTTGCGCATCCTCGACCACTACGGGATCGGGCTCGAGGGCAAGGAGGCGGTCGTGGTGGGGCGCAGCAACATCGTCGGCAAGCCGCTGGCGGCGCTGTTGCTGGGGCGCAACGCCACGGTCACGGTCGCGCACTCGCGCACCCGCGACCTGGCGGCGGTGACCCGCCGCGCCGAGGTGCTGGTGGCCGCGGTGGGGCGGCCCGGCACGATCACGCCGGAGATGGTCCGCGAGGGCGCGGTGCTGGTGGACGTGGGCGTCAACCGCGTGGGCGACCGGCTGGTGGGCGACGTCGACCCCGAGGCCTGGGCGAAGAGCTCGGCCTACACCCCGGTGCCCGGGGGAGTGGGGCCGATGACCGTGGCCATGCTGCTCGCGAACACGGTGCAGGCGGCGAGGTGGCGCCGGGGATGA
- the nusB gene encoding transcription antitermination factor NusB has translation MRRRARELAFKVLFEHLQGDVPLEEAWRHALEGEELDEEGRAFARRLVEGFARRAAEVDRILAETVEGWDFGQMSKTDLAVLRLATYEMLYEDTPFAPLIEVAVKIAGKYGGEDSGKFVNGVLARLKRRIDAGELTAAPKKD, from the coding sequence ATGCGGCGTAGGGCGCGCGAGCTGGCCTTCAAGGTGCTGTTCGAACATCTCCAGGGCGACGTGCCGCTGGAGGAGGCCTGGCGGCACGCGCTCGAGGGGGAGGAGCTCGACGAGGAGGGGCGGGCCTTCGCGCGCCGCCTCGTGGAAGGCTTCGCCCGCCGCGCCGCCGAGGTGGACCGCATCCTGGCCGAGACCGTCGAGGGCTGGGACTTCGGACAGATGTCCAAGACCGACCTGGCGGTGCTGCGGCTGGCCACCTACGAGATGCTCTACGAGGACACCCCCTTCGCGCCGCTGATCGAGGTGGCCGTCAAGATCGCGGGCAAGTACGGCGGGGAAGACTCCGGAAAGTTCGTCAACGGGGTGCTCGCGCGGCTCAAGCGGCGCATCGACGCGGGGGAGCTCACCGCCGCGCCCAAGAAGGACTGA
- a CDS encoding Asp23/Gls24 family envelope stress response protein → MVEYELSDAAIIGIITLSLEGLEGARLASGGGRSVGDVLSGRRGRPVRISREEGRIRVELQLVARYGEPLRELAEQVQRTVYDVLTATTGLKVEAVDVVFADVTAEGEHAA, encoded by the coding sequence ATGGTGGAGTACGAGCTCAGCGACGCGGCGATCATCGGCATCATCACCCTGAGCCTCGAGGGGCTCGAAGGCGCGCGCCTCGCCAGCGGCGGCGGCCGCAGCGTGGGCGACGTGCTCTCGGGCCGCCGGGGCCGTCCGGTGCGCATCTCCCGGGAGGAGGGACGCATCCGCGTGGAGTTGCAGCTGGTGGCCCGCTACGGCGAGCCCCTGCGGGAGCTGGCCGAGCAGGTGCAGCGCACCGTCTACGACGTCCTCACGGCCACGACCGGGCTCAAGGTGGAGGCCGTGGACGTGGTCTTCGCCGACGTGACCGCCGAGGGGGAGCATGCGGCGTAG
- the accC gene encoding acetyl-CoA carboxylase biotin carboxylase subunit — MFKKVLIANRGEIALRILRAARELGVRTVVVHSKADADSLPVLLADEAICIGPASPQQSYLNIPNILSAAIISGADAIHPGYGFLAENAQFAEMTAEHGITFIGPTPENMRMLGDKATARRIAREAGVPIVPGTDALESVEEALAAASEIGYPVILKASAGGGGRGMRVVHNPEDLENAVLQAQEEARAAFGNPEIYLEKYVEEPKHVEVQVLGDGERVVHLWERDCSIQRRHQKLLEEAPSILPDEVREGLVSAAVKLAEHIGYTSAGTLEFLVDREGHYYFIEMNTRIQVEHPVTEMITGVDLVAEQFRIAAGEGLRLRQEEIEARGHAIEVRINAEDPDRNFRPSIGKIETLLWPGGNGVRIDSHVYTGYAIPSQYDSLIGKVIVWGADREEAIRRMKRALAETVVDGPGLKTTVPFHKKVLDNAFFRRGAIYTNFIARRMSE, encoded by the coding sequence ATGTTCAAGAAAGTCCTCATCGCCAACCGCGGCGAGATCGCCCTGCGCATCCTGCGCGCCGCCCGGGAGCTGGGCGTGCGCACCGTGGTGGTGCACTCCAAGGCCGACGCGGACAGCCTGCCGGTGCTGCTAGCCGACGAGGCCATCTGCATCGGGCCGGCCAGCCCCCAGCAGAGCTACCTCAACATCCCCAACATCCTCTCGGCCGCCATCATCAGCGGCGCCGACGCCATCCACCCCGGCTACGGCTTCCTCGCCGAGAACGCCCAGTTCGCGGAGATGACCGCCGAGCACGGCATCACCTTCATCGGGCCCACGCCCGAGAACATGCGCATGCTCGGCGACAAGGCCACGGCGCGCCGCATCGCCCGCGAGGCGGGGGTGCCGATCGTGCCGGGCACCGACGCGCTTGAGAGCGTGGAGGAGGCCCTCGCGGCCGCCTCCGAGATCGGCTACCCCGTCATTCTCAAGGCGTCGGCCGGCGGCGGCGGCCGCGGCATGCGCGTGGTGCACAACCCCGAAGACCTCGAGAACGCGGTGCTGCAGGCGCAGGAGGAGGCCCGCGCCGCCTTCGGCAACCCCGAGATCTACCTGGAGAAGTACGTCGAAGAGCCCAAACACGTCGAGGTTCAGGTGCTGGGCGACGGCGAGCGGGTGGTGCACCTGTGGGAGCGCGACTGCTCGATCCAAAGGCGGCACCAGAAGCTGCTCGAAGAGGCCCCCTCGATCCTCCCCGACGAGGTGCGCGAGGGCCTGGTCTCGGCCGCGGTCAAGCTGGCCGAGCACATCGGCTACACCTCCGCGGGGACGCTCGAGTTTCTGGTCGACCGCGAGGGCCATTACTACTTCATCGAGATGAACACCCGCATCCAGGTCGAGCACCCGGTCACCGAGATGATCACCGGGGTCGACCTGGTGGCCGAGCAGTTCCGCATCGCCGCCGGCGAGGGGCTGCGCCTGCGCCAGGAAGAGATCGAGGCCCGCGGCCACGCCATCGAGGTGCGGATCAACGCCGAGGACCCCGATCGCAACTTCCGGCCCTCGATCGGCAAGATCGAGACCCTGCTCTGGCCCGGTGGCAACGGCGTGCGCATCGACTCCCACGTCTACACCGGCTACGCCATCCCCAGCCAGTACGACTCGCTCATCGGCAAGGTGATCGTCTGGGGCGCCGACCGCGAGGAGGCCATCCGGCGCATGAAGCGGGCCCTCGCCGAGACCGTCGTGGACGGCCCGGGCCTCAAGACGACCGTCCCCTTCCACAAGAAGGTGCTCGACAACGCCTTCTTCCGCCGCGGCGCGATCTACACCAACTTCATCGCGCGCCGCATGTCGGAGTGA